The following proteins come from a genomic window of Aquimarina sp. MAR_2010_214:
- a CDS encoding mevalonate kinase, translating to MDYNNMILNKVNRKNKLISFAPGRTCLFGDHQDYLGLPVIACAINRHIKLTAFKNKERTFNINTPDIGKKRSINVCDEIRFVEKGDHLLSALKVLRRYDCIPNVGYDITISGNLPINAGTSSSSAVVVSWVQFLLEAFGADHKITPEFISQIAYEAEVLEHGNPGGKMDQYSIGLGNIMYLETGENNSYELFDRPIPGLIIGESGIPKETIGVLNELKENAWQAIHTLAMYHENFNIENVEKKDIKKLSHHLPDRLEPFFYAAVSNHDITKKALTEFKKDHLDIEKIGVLMNQHHTILRDLLKITLPKIDHMIEGALKVGAYGAKIVGSGRGGSIVAIAPEGKEQQVIDEIIKAGGKDAYLVEVDPGARIL from the coding sequence ATGGATTATAATAACATGATTTTGAATAAAGTTAACAGGAAAAATAAATTGATTTCATTTGCCCCAGGGAGAACATGCCTATTTGGAGACCATCAAGATTATCTGGGTCTGCCAGTAATAGCATGTGCCATAAACAGACATATTAAATTAACTGCTTTTAAAAATAAAGAAAGAACCTTTAATATCAATACACCGGATATTGGTAAAAAAAGAAGTATCAATGTTTGTGATGAAATTAGATTTGTTGAAAAAGGAGATCACTTATTATCAGCACTAAAAGTGTTGAGAAGATACGATTGCATTCCTAATGTTGGATATGATATCACAATTTCTGGAAATCTACCAATAAATGCTGGTACCTCTAGTTCTTCGGCAGTAGTAGTGTCCTGGGTTCAGTTTTTATTAGAAGCTTTTGGAGCTGACCATAAAATCACACCAGAGTTTATTTCACAAATTGCATATGAAGCCGAAGTTTTAGAACACGGAAACCCTGGAGGAAAAATGGATCAATATAGTATTGGCCTGGGGAATATCATGTATTTGGAAACTGGAGAGAATAATTCATATGAGTTATTTGATCGCCCAATACCTGGACTAATTATAGGAGAATCTGGTATCCCAAAAGAAACAATTGGTGTTTTAAATGAATTAAAAGAAAATGCTTGGCAAGCTATACATACATTGGCGATGTATCATGAAAATTTTAATATAGAAAATGTCGAAAAAAAAGATATAAAAAAATTATCTCATCATCTGCCAGATAGATTAGAACCTTTCTTTTATGCAGCTGTATCAAATCATGATATAACCAAAAAAGCACTTACAGAATTTAAAAAAGATCATTTAGATATAGAAAAAATAGGTGTATTAATGAATCAACATCATACTATTTTAAGGGATCTTCTAAAAATAACACTACCCAAAATTGATCATATGATCGAAGGAGCATTAAAAGTTGGTGCTTATGGAGCAAAGATTGTTGGCTCTGGTAGAGGAGGTAGTATTGTTGCTATTGCTCCAGAAGGTAAAGAACAACAAGTTATTGATGAAATTATAAAAGCAGGAGGAAAAGATGCTTACCTGGTTGAGGTTGATCCTGGAGCAAGAATACTCTAA